In Silene latifolia isolate original U9 population chromosome X, ASM4854445v1, whole genome shotgun sequence, the following proteins share a genomic window:
- the LOC141618486 gene encoding glutamate synthase 1 [NADH], chloroplastic-like isoform X3 yields MRVLGHNGEINTLRGNVNWMRAREGLLKCKELGLSKNEMKKLLPIVDASSSDSGAFDGVLELLTRAGRSLPEAIMMMIPEAWQNDKNMDPKRRAFYEYFSSLMEPWDGPALITFTDGRYLGATLDRNGLRPGRFYITHSGRVIMASEVGVVDIAPEDVAKKGRLNPGMMLLVDFDKHIVVDDEALKKQYSFARPYGDWLKRQKIVLKDIVDSVAETERVAPPISGAVPVSNQDEDMENMGVQGLLAPLKAFGYSIEALEMLMLPMAKDSTEALGSMGNDAPLAVMSNREKLTFEYFKQMFAQVTNPPIDPIREKIVTSMECMIGPEGDLTETTEEQCHRLSLKGPLLSVEEMEAIKKMDYRGWRSKVIDITYPKTLGKKGLEETLERICNEARAAIKEGYTMLVLSDRAFSPSRVAVSSLLAVGAVHQHLVKTLERTRVGLVIESAEPREVHHFCTLVGFGVDAICPYLAVEAILRLQVDGKIPPKSSGEFHSKEELVKKYFKASNYGMMKVLAKMGISTLASYKGAQIFEAVGLSSEVVERCFTGTPSRVEGATFEALASDSLKLHEIAFPKRVLPAGSAESVALPNPGDYHWRKGGELHLNDPLAIAKLQEAARSNSVGAYKEYSKRINELNKSCNLRGLLKFKEVGSKVPLEEVEPASEIVKRFCTGAMSYGSISLEAHSTLAIAMNKIGGKSNTGEGGENPSRLEPLSDGSRNPKRSAIKQVASGRFGVSSYYLTNADELQIKMAQGAKPGEGGELPGHKVIGDIAVTRNSTAGVGLISPPPHHDIYSIEDLAQLIHDLKNANPGARVSVKLVSEAGVGVIASGVVKGHADHVLISGHDGGTGASRWTGIKNAGLPWELGLAETHQTLVANDLRGRAVLQTDGQLKTGRDVAIAALLGAEEFGFSTAPLITLGCIMMRKCHKNTCPVGIATQDPVLRAKFAGEPEHVINFFFMLAEEVREIMSQLGFKKLDEMVGRSDMLEVDEQVTHSNEKLKNIDLSLLLTPASSIRPGAAQRCIQKQDHGLDLALDQELISLSKAALDKSLPVYIETPIRNTNRAVGTMLSHEVTKRYHLAGLPMDTIHIKLFGSAGQSLGAFLCPGVTLELEGDSNDYVGKGLSGGKIVVYPPKSSGFDPKENIVIGNVALYGATTGEAYFNGMAAERFCVRNSGAKAVVEGVGDHGCEYMTGGTVVVLGKTGRNFAAGMSGGIAYVLDVDGKFRSRCNPELVDLDKVEEEEDIMTLKMMIQQHFRHTSSKLAQEVLADFDNLLPSFIKVFPRDYKRILASMKTEGSSQEVGGNVANEENANEENDEVEVQEKDAFEELKKMASLTINGQADEKQEVVEEPRRPSRVPDAQKHRGFVAYEREGIQYRDPKERIEDWKEVMDEARPAQLLKTQSARCMDCGTPFCHQENSGCPLGNKIPEFNELVYQNRWREALDRLLETNNFPEFTGRVCPAPCEGSCVLGIIENPVSIKTIECTIIDKAFEEGWMVPRPPQKRTGKKVAIVGGGPAGMAAADQLNKMGHLVTVYERADRIGGLMMYGVPNMKADKIDVVQRRVNLMAEEGINFVVNANVGKDELYSFDRLKKENDAIVLAVGSTKPRDLPIEGRDLSGVHFAMEFLHANTKSLLDSNLDDGKYISAKGKKVVVIGGGDTGTDCIGTSIRHGCTGVVNLELMPEPPKSRAPGNPWPQWPRIFRVDYGHQEAATKFGKDPRTYEVLTKRFLGDENGNVKGLELVRVQWEKDASGRFQFKEVEGSEEIIEADLVLLAMGFLGPEANVADKLGLERDNRSNFKADYGRFSTNVEGVFAAGDCRRGQSLVVWAISEGRQAAAQVDKYLTPDEEDVAVNPSTQQSSRQPERAATVL; encoded by the exons ATGCGCGTGTTGGGCCATAATGGGGAGATCAACACTCTTCGTGGCAACGTGAACTG GATGCGTGCTCGTGAAGGTCTACTTAAATGCAAGGAGCTTGGTCTGTCAAAGAATGAAATGAAGAAGCTTTTGCCAATTGTGGATGCCAGCTCTTCGGACTCTG GAGCGTTTGACGGTGTTCTTGAGCTACTGACTCGAGCTGGCAGAAGTCTCCCTGAAGCTATTATGATGATGATTCCAGAAGCTTGGCAAAATGACAAGAATATGGATCCTAAAAGAAGGGCCTTCTATGAGTACTTCTCATCCCTGATGGAACCATGGGACGGCCCAGCCCTTATAACAT TCACTGATGGCAGATACCTCGGAGCCACTTTGGACCGAAATGGGTTGCGCCCTGGACGATTCTACATAACACACAGTGGGCGAGTCATAATGGCGAGTGAGGTTGGAGTGGTAGACATCGCGCCAGAAGACGTAGCGAAGAAGGGACGTTTGAACCCCGGAATGATGCTTTTGGTTGATTTTGACAAACATATTGTTGTAGATGATGAGGCTCTTAAGAAGCAATATTCCTTTGCTCGGCCATACGGTGACTGGCTAAAGAGACAGAAGATAGTATTGAAGGACATAGTTGATTCTGTTGCTGAGACAGAAAGGGTGGCACCACCCATTTCTGGAGCTGTGCCC GTATCAAATCAAGATGAGGACATGGAGAATATGGGAGTTCAGGGTTTACTGGCTCCTCTAAAGGCCTTCGG ATATTCCATCGAAGCACTTGAAATGCTGATGCTTCCTATGGCAAAAGATAGCACAGAGGCACTTGGCTCCATGGGAAATGATGCTCCCTTGGCTGTGATGTCAAACAGGGAGAAACTCACATTTGAGTACTTTAAGCAAATGTTTGCTCAAGTGACAAATCCTCCTATTGATCCTATAAGGGAGAAGATTGTGACATCAATGGAGTGTATGATTGGTCCAGAAGGCGATCTTACTGAAACGACTGAGGAGCAATGTCATCGCCTTTCATTGAAGGGCCCTCTATTATCTGTTGAAGAAATGGAAGCTATTAAAAAAATGGACTATAGAGGTTGGCGTAGCAAGGTCATTGACATCACATATCCCAAGACCCTTGGTAAAAAAGGGTTGGAGGAGACTTTAGAAAGGATCTGCAATGAAGCAAGAGCAGCGATAAAGGAGGGTTACACAATGCTTGTTCTTTCTGATAGAG CCTTTTCTCCAAGTAGGGTTGCTGTGAGTTCATTGTTGGCTGTTGGTGCCGTTCATCAGCATCTAGTAAAGACTCTGGAGCGCACTCGTGTTGGCCTTGTTATTGAGTCGGCTGAACCACGTGAAGTACATCACTTTTGTACTTTGGTTGGCTTTGGTGTAGATGCTATCTGTCCGTATTTGGCAGTTGAGGCTATTTTAAGACTGCAAGTTGATGGAAAGATCCCACCGAAGTCAAGTGGCGAATTTCACTCAAAAGAAGAGCTAGTCAAGAAATACTTCAAAGCTAGCAACTATGGAATGATGAAAGTCCTTGCAAAGATGGGTATATCCACCCTGGCATCATATAAGGGTGCTCAAATATTTGAAGCTGTGGGACTTTCTTCTGAAGTTGTGGAGAGATGTTTTACTGGAACCCCTAGTAGAGTAGAAGGGGCAACTTTTGAAGCTCTGGCTTCTGACTCACTGAAGCTTCATGAAATTGCATTTCCGAAGCGAGTTCTTCCAGCTGGAAGTGCAGAATCTGTGGCTCTGCCAAACCCAGGAGACTATCACTGGAGAAAAGGTGGCGAGCTTCATCTTAACGATCCCCTTGCCATTGCCAAATTGCAGGAGGCTGCACGATCGAATAGTGTTGGAGCCTATAAAGAATATTCGAAGCGTATTAATGAGTTGAATAAATCTTGCAATTTGAGAGGGCTTCTAAAGTTCAAGGAGGTGGGCTCGAAGGTTCCACTGGAAGAGGTAGAACCTGCAAGTGAGATTGTGAAACGGTTCTGCACCGGGGCCATGAGTTATGGTTCAATATCCCTGGAGGCCCACTCTACTCTAGCTATTGCTATGAACAAGATTGGAGGAAAATCTAACACAG GTGAGGGAGGTGAAAACCCGTCCCGTCTGGAGCCACTTTCAGATGGTTCTAGGAATCCCAAACGGAGTGCAATAAAGCAGGTGGCAAGTGGAAGATTTGGTGTTTCAAGTTATTATCTGACAAATGCTGATGAACTACAAATAAAGATGGCTCAG GGTGCTAAGCCTGGTGAAGGAGGTGAGCTTCCTGGACATAAGGTTATTGGTGATATTGCTGTCACTAGGAATTCTACTGCTGGTGTTGGGCTCATAAGCCCTCCTCCTCATCATGATATTTATTCAATTGAGGATCTGGCCCAACTTATCCATGATTTGAAG AACGCTAACCCAGGGGCGAGAGTCAGTGTAAAGCTAGTATCTGAAGCTGGGGTTGGAGTAATTGCATCTGGTGTAGTGAAAGGACATGCAGACCATGTTTTGATATCTGGACATGATGGAGGAACTGGGGCTTCTCGGTGGACTGGTATAAAGAATGCTGGGCTTCCTTGGGAACTTGGGCTAGCTGAGACCCACCAAACCCTAGTTGCCAATGACCTTCGTGGTCGTGCGGTTCTTCAAACAGACGGGCAGCTTAAAACAGGAAGGGATGTAGCAATTGCAGCCCTTCTTGGAGCCGAGGAGTTTGGATTTAGTACCGCACCTCTGATAACATTAGGGTGCATTATGATGAGAAAATGCCATAAAAACACTTGTCCAGTGGGCATTGCCACACAAGACCCGGTTTTGCGAGCTAAGTTTGCCGGGGAACCTGAGCATGTTATAAATTTCTTTTTCATGCTTGCGGAAGAGGTTAGGGAGATAATGTCTCAGCTAGGGTTCAAGAAACTTGATGAAATGGTGGGTCGTTCTGATATGCTTGAAGTTGATGAACAAGTTACCCATAGCAATGAGAAGTTGAAAAATATCGACCTCTCTCTTTTGCTTACGCCGGCTTCTAGCATTCGTCCAGGTGCCGCTCAACGATGTATCCAAAAGCAAGATCATGGCTTGGACTTGGCCTTGGACCAGGAATTGATCTCTTTATCCAAAGCAGCTTTGGATAAAAGCCTTCCCGTATATATTGAAACTCCAATTCGCAACACAAATCGGGCTGTTGGGACCATGCTTAGCCATGAGGTGACAAAGCGCTATCACTTGGCTGGGCTACCTATGGACACCATCCATATTAAGCTTTTTGGAAGTGCCGGCCAGAGTTTAGGAGCTTTTCTTTGCCCCGGCGTAACTTTGGAGCTTGAAGGGGATAGCAATGACTATGTTGGTAAGGGGTTGTCGGGTGGTAAGATTGTTGTGTATCCTCCAAAGAGTAGTGGATTTGATCCAAAAGAGAATATAGTGATCGGCAATGTGGCTTTATATGGAGCTACTACTGGAGAAGCCTATTTCAATGGCATGGCAGCTGAAAGATTCTGTGTGCGTAATTCAGGGGCAAAAGCTGTTGTAGAAGGTGTCGGTGATCATGGTTGTGAGTACATGACCGGTGGAACAGTTGTAGTTCTTGGAAAAACTGGTAGGAACTTTGCTGCTGGAATGAGTGGTGGAATAGCCTATGTGCTTGATGTGGACGGGAAATTCAGATCTCGATGTAATCCCGAGTTAGTGGATCTTGACAaagttgaagaagaagaggacataatgacattaaaaatgaTGATCCAACAGCACTTCCGACACACCAGCAGCAAGTTAGCGCAGGAAGTGCTTGCAGATTTTGATAATCTTTTACCGTCATTTATTAAGGTCTTCCCAAGGGATTACAAGCGGATTCTTGCAAGCATGAAAACTGAGGGTTCGTCCCAGGAGGTGGGAGGAAATGTTGCCAATGAAGAAAATGccaatgaagagaatgatgaagTTGAGGTTCAGGAAAAAGATGCTTTCGAAGAGCTTAAGAAAATGGCGTCGCTAACAATAAATGGACAAGCTGATGAG AAACAGGAGGTGGTTGAGGAGCCCAGGCGTCCATCTCGGGTACCTGATGCCCAAAAGCATCGTGGTTTTGTTGCTTATGAACGTGAAGGAATTCAGTATCGTGATCCTAAAGAAAGAATTGAGGACTGGAAGGAGGTCATGGATGAAGCAAGACCTGCCCAATTGTTGAAGACTCAATCTGCTCGCTGTATGGATTGTGGCACTCCCTTTTGCCATCAG GAGAATTCAGGATGTCCACTAGGAAACAAAATTCCTGAATTTAACGAGTTGGTTTACCAGAATAGGTGGCGTGAAGCTCTCGATCGACTATTGGAAACAAATAACTTCCCTGAGTTCACTGGCCGAGTTTGTCCAGCTCCTTGTGAAGGTTCATGCGTTCTTGGCATCATTGAGAACCCCGTGTCTATCAAAACCATTGAGTGTACCATCATAGACAAAGCCTTTGAGGAAGGATGGATGGTGCCAAGGCCTCCACAAAAGAGAACAGG GAAAAAGGTAGCTATTGTTGGAGGTGGACCTGCTGGCATGGCCGCTGCAGACCAGCTTAACAAGATGGGTCATCTTGTGACAGTGTATGAGCGAGCTGATAGAATCGGAGGGCTGATGATGTATGGAGTCCCCAACATGAAGGCGGACAAAATCGATGTAGTTCAGCGACGGGTCAACCTCATGGCTGAGGAAGGTATTAATTTTGTGGTAAATGCCAATGTTGGAAAGGATGAGTTATATTCGTTTGATCGGCTCAAGAAGGAGAATGACGCCATTGTCTTGGCTGTTGGTTCTACAAAACCAAG GGACCTTCCCATTGAAGGCCGAGACTTGTCAGGAGTCCATTTTGCCATGGAATTTTTACACGCCAATACTAAAAGTTTACTTGATAGTAATCTAGATGATGGTAAATATATATCTGCCAAGGGCAAGAAGGTAGTGGTTATTGGTGGAGGTGATACCGGCACAGATTGCATTGGTACATCTATCCGTCATGGCTGCACTGGTGTTGTGAATTTGGAACTTATGCCCGAGCCACCGAAGTCTAGAGCTCCCGGAAATCCTTGGCCACAG TGGCCTCGTATTTTCCGTGTTGATTATGGGCATCAGGAGGCTGCCACCAAATTTGGCAAGGACCCAAGAACATACGAGGTTCTTACAAAGCGTTTTCTGGGAGATGAAAATGGTAATGTGAAGGGCCTTGAATTGGTGCGTGTCCAATGGGAGAAGGATGCCAGTGGAAGATTCCAGTTTAAGGAAGTTGAAGGCAGCGAAGAAATCATCGAGGCAGATTTAGTCCTTCTGGCTATGGGCTTCCTTGGTCCAGAAGCG AATGTTGCTGACAAGTTGGGCTTGGAACGAGACAACCGGTCAAACTTCAAGGCAGACTATGGTCGATTCTCGACCAATGTGGAAGGGGTATTTGCAGCTGGAGATTGTCGACGTGGTCAGTCATTGGTCGTGTGGGCCATCTCAGAGGGCCGTCAAGCTGCTGCCCAAGTCGACAAGTACCTCACCCCAGACGAAGAAGATGTTGCTGTTAACCCGTCAACCCAACAATCATCAAGGCAACCAGAGCGAGCAGCAACTGTGCTCTGA